The Flavobacteriales bacterium nucleotide sequence AGATGGCCGCTTTGTATCCAGAAAATACCGGGATGTATTTAATGCATCCAACACCATCCGCTCCATGTACGGAGAAAACCAGGAAATCTGGATTTCGACCGGTAGCTATTTGTACCGTTACGATTTATATAAGGATACACTTTTTCGCTTAAGCAGGAACCTCGGATTAAAAGCATCCGAAACATATGACATCACTAAAAACAAAGAAACCGTTATTCTGGGTACAAAAGACGGGTTGGTATATTTTCCGGATTCCTTAATTGAAGAGAAACGGAAAGCACCGGAATTATTTCTCGACCTTATTCATACGGATTCAGACACCTTCGGAATAGAAGAGGAAATTCATCTCCCCTACAATTTCAATAATCTTACTATAGAATTTACAGGGATACATTATTCCTCCAGAAAAGATTTAAAATTTAAATACCGGGTAAAAGAACTGGATGAAAACTGGACCGTTACCAGTTATAACAATCCTCGCGCGATTTTCACTTCCCTTCCTGCCGGTAATTTTAATATCGAAATTATAGCAATGGATGAATCCGGACAGGAAAGTAAACAACTCACCATCCCATTGAGCGTAGAGTCACCCCTATGGCAAAAAGGTTGGTTTTATCTCTTAAGCTCCATATTTGCCATTGCCATTATTACCCTTATTTACTCGCTACGGATCCGGAGTCTGCGCAGAAAAAATGAGTTAGAGAAGAAATTAATTTCCTCTCAATTAACTGCATTAAAAGCGCAAATGAATCCGCATTTTATGTACAATGCCCTGAACTCGATTCAAGATTTAATGTTGTCGAACGACCATTTAGCATCTAACCGCTATCTTGGTCGATTCAGTCAGTTAATGCGCAAAATTCTCGACGCATCAGGAAAAGAATTTATCACAATAAAAGAGGAATGCTCCATATTGAATTTATACCTTGAGTTGGAAAAATTACGGTTTGGAGAAGAATTTAATTATGAAATAAATGTCGACTCCACCATCGACGATGAAGAAACGATGATTCCTCCCCTGATATTACAACCATATGTAGAGAACGCCATGAAACATGGATTGCTACATAAAAAAGGGGAAAAAGAATTAAAAATCCGGTTTTCGAAAAGCGATCATTTAATCTGCATTATTGAGGACAATGGCATCGGCCGAAAACGTTCGGATGAAATTAAGCAAAGGCACCATCATTCATTTGCCAGTGATGCAACGGAAAAAAGACTTGAGTTACTTAAAAATTACACCCGACAGGATTTTTCCATTGAAATAACAGACCTTTATGATAATGGTGCTGCTGCAGGTACGCTGGTAACCATTCATTTCCCGCATTAACGGTTCATAAATTCAAACCGACGATTCATAAAACCGTCTTCAGTAATTTTTTTTACCACGATTAGGTTTGTGGCATAAAAAAATGAAAAAAATGAAATCAATCTTGTTTGCGACTTGCCTATCCCTAGGCTTATTCCTTCAGGCTGATGCACAGACCTTAAAGGAAATGAAAAAAATGATGAAAGAATCCGTTTCATCTAAACCCGACACTACCGGTTTAAAACAGGTAGAAGTAAAAGGAGGCGATGATCAGTTTGTAATGGCTGAGGCATTCTACAACTCAGGCAAAAAATTCTTTAAAGCCACCTTACAAAATTCCAACATCTGGCCGAATACTACACCGGTTCCAAGTGCAGATTTATTTAGAGAAGTAATAAGAGACGACAAAGGAAGAATAAGTAAGTTCAGTGGATATGTGGTCGCTGATGGTCCTTATCCATTATTTTATAAAGGTTCATCCTACAATAATTGTGTGTTCACCGGAAAATTTATGATATATCATCCGGTCCCTTATTCTACACCGGAAGAAGTAGAAAAAGCATTTGAAGGAGATAATTGTCCGCGTATTGATGTTTACCATCCCGATAAATCCGTTATTAAAAACATCACTAAAGAAGAGGTGAAAAACGAATGGATGAACTACCTCAAACAAGCGAATGTTTATGTTTCTAAGATCCGTGAAACAGAAAAAGCAAATGCCGATAAAGCAGAGGCTGAAAAAAGAGCAAAGTTCACCACTCAAAACAGAAATGTAACAAAGCTGAAAGTATATGCTTCCGCACAAAAATTTGAACAGGGAAAATCATATACGTTTTTCGTAACGGCTACCCTAAAGGATGGATCTGAAATTTCTACAGAAAAAGGCGGCTACATTGATGAATACGAAGTAAGCTGGAGCGGACTTCCGGAAATGGTTAATGGTCCTTTTGGAAAAGTGAAAGCTATTTACGGTAGCACCATCACCATTCCGGACACAGAACCCATTAAAGGAGATAAAGTTACTTTAACCGTAAAATCGAAATATTACCCATCCGTTAGCGCAACTGTCGATTTTGCAATGGACTACAGCGGGTACGTAACGCTCGATTACAACGCTCAACTTCGTTCCGATGCTGTACGTGTTACCGGCGGAAATATTCGTGTAGAAATTAAAGCCGTAAAACACGGTGTTACCGGAGAGAATTTGATTGAATGCAAAGCCATCAATCCTAAAGACGGAAGTATCCTTCGCCATTTCAGAATTAATGAAGGGTCAGGAATTAATGTTGAAACTTGCGGACAAAAAGGATGGAACGCTTCTTCCAGTAAACCTGCACAAGACGGAACACATGGCGGTGATATCACTATCGTGATTGATCCTTCCGTAAAGTCTTACAACATCAATACTAGAAACACAGGCGGAAGAGGTGGATCAGGTTCTTCTCAATACCCGCGTGCCGGTGCTAACGGAAGTGACGGCAGAGTAGAAAAACTGAATCAGAAAGTGAGCTGGTAAAAAATAAATCCCAACAAAGCGGAGAAAGCCTCTCCGCTTTGTTTATATATTTACAACATGGAAACTTTAAAAGCCATCATCATCGACGACGAGGAAAGAGCGAGAAAAACATTGAGTACACTCATTCGGGAATATGTTCCGGAAATTACAGTGGCAGATATGGCTTCCAATGTTCCCGATGGCGTTTTATCCATTAACAAGCATAAACCGGATGTGGTATTTCTCGATATTGAAATGCCCGATTACAACGGTTTTGAATTACTGAATTTTTTCCGGGAAATCGATTTTGATATTGTTTTCGTAACGGCGTATTCGGAATATGCATTGCGCGCGTTCGAAGTGTCGGCCACCGATTATATTTTAAAGCCCGTAGAAGTTGATTCCATTCGCGCTACACTGGAAAAAATAAAAAACAGAAACCACCGGCATGGTATAAAACAAAAACTTGAAATTCTGAAAGAAACCGTTTCTTCAGATGAAATCAAAAAGATTGCACTCCCTATGGGGGATGGACTCCTATTTGTAGAAACCGCCAAAATAATATTAATAGAAGCCGATGGCGCCTATTCATCGGTTCATGTCAACGATGGCTCCACATTAGTGGTTAGCAAAAACCTGAAATTCTTTGAGGATATTCTCGAAAACAAAAAGAATTTTTACCGGCCTCACCGTTCACACCTGATCAACCTGAATTACATTAAAAAATATCACCGGGGTGAAAACAATATCATCATGGATAATCAGAGCAGCGTATCCATTTCGCGTGATAAGAAAAACGAATTCGAAGGACTACTCCGCGATTTACATTTATCCGTATAAAATTATTCTTTGACGATTTTATAACGGTAAACTTCTCCTTTAATATTTACATTCATAAAATAAAAACCGGCAGGCATTGAAGAAATATCGATGGCTTGAAAACTATTGTTTCTTCCATTTGAAAATTGTTTTCCCGATAAATCCGTAATCCAATAATTAAATCCATCGCTTAATTCCGATTTATTTTCGCTTAGCAAATACACCACAGAATTTGCCGGATTGGGATAAACACGAATGAGCGGTTGACTCATTTCATCAACGGAAGAAGGATTGGCGCATTGATCAAATTGTAATCCGGAATCGAACACTGCGCTGGATAAAGGGACATTCATAACTTCAATCACGTGACCAAAAATATCCGTGATGCGAAATTGAAAAGGACCGGAACCTATTCCCATGGGATCTTCGAATTGATTATTACTGTTTCGCAGAATAAAATTATAATTCGTGCCGTTCCAAAATTCAAGCGTTGAAACAGGATACAAATGGTCAATTAGTGTTGCCGAAAAATACCAGGGATTCGACGATGAAGTAATGGCAATCTGGAGATTGGTGGCAAAAGGACATTCCGTCATGGTCCACTTTGCCCGGTAATTTCCGCTCATGGATGGTGCAATCAAATCATAAGCCGGTTTGTTGACGTCAATATGACCATTCGGACAACCCGTACACTCTCCGTCCACCTTCACCACGGTGGAAGAAATATCTGTGCTTAACTCCAGACAAGCACCACACATTTCGTCGGAGTAAAATAAATCGGACGATAACCATACAACAGGATCA carries:
- a CDS encoding LytTR family DNA-binding domain-containing protein; this encodes METLKAIIIDDEERARKTLSTLIREYVPEITVADMASNVPDGVLSINKHKPDVVFLDIEMPDYNGFELLNFFREIDFDIVFVTAYSEYALRAFEVSATDYILKPVEVDSIRATLEKIKNRNHRHGIKQKLEILKETVSSDEIKKIALPMGDGLLFVETAKIILIEADGAYSSVHVNDGSTLVVSKNLKFFEDILENKKNFYRPHRSHLINLNYIKKYHRGENNIIMDNQSSVSISRDKKNEFEGLLRDLHLSV
- a CDS encoding T9SS type A sorting domain-containing protein, yielding MKVFLLLPVFLFSGLLSYSQSCTMPSDSATLTWFNTIYTSGCSFSTMNANDPVVWLSSDLFYSDEMCGACLELSTDISSTVVKVDGECTGCPNGHIDVNKPAYDLIAPSMSGNYRAKWTMTECPFATNLQIAITSSSNPWYFSATLIDHLYPVSTLEFWNGTNYNFILRNSNNQFEDPMGIGSGPFQFRITDIFGHVIEVMNVPLSSAVFDSGLQFDQCANPSSVDEMSQPLIRVYPNPANSVVYLLSENKSELSDGFNYWITDLSGKQFSNGRNNSFQAIDISSMPAGFYFMNVNIKGEVYRYKIVKE
- a CDS encoding histidine kinase; translated protein: DGRFVSRKYRDVFNASNTIRSMYGENQEIWISTGSYLYRYDLYKDTLFRLSRNLGLKASETYDITKNKETVILGTKDGLVYFPDSLIEEKRKAPELFLDLIHTDSDTFGIEEEIHLPYNFNNLTIEFTGIHYSSRKDLKFKYRVKELDENWTVTSYNNPRAIFTSLPAGNFNIEIIAMDESGQESKQLTIPLSVESPLWQKGWFYLLSSIFAIAIITLIYSLRIRSLRRKNELEKKLISSQLTALKAQMNPHFMYNALNSIQDLMLSNDHLASNRYLGRFSQLMRKILDASGKEFITIKEECSILNLYLELEKLRFGEEFNYEINVDSTIDDEETMIPPLILQPYVENAMKHGLLHKKGEKELKIRFSKSDHLICIIEDNGIGRKRSDEIKQRHHHSFASDATEKRLELLKNYTRQDFSIEITDLYDNGAAAGTLVTIHFPH